The proteins below come from a single Micromonospora citrea genomic window:
- a CDS encoding B3/B4 domain-containing protein, translated as MRDTTVHFRHSPEIWTAHPGLVAGVLYAEGVGGAPRAALPLDELHAVARERLAGGTEAGFPEIQAWRRTFARTGLAPTRYRCAAESLLRRLRTEGRLPEVHPLVNLGNAVSAAYAIPVGIFDATRIGGGLEVRPARGDERYLTFGGAEERPDPGEVIFADPRGRAHARRWTNRQSGWSAVREDTETVLVVVEAMHDSADRDVPRLLATLADALATGWSATCRTRLLTATSPGFDPQMPDESVGTPAGRVGAPASGVSVRQDSPTV; from the coding sequence ATGAGGGACACCACCGTGCACTTCCGACACTCCCCCGAGATCTGGACCGCGCACCCCGGGCTCGTCGCCGGCGTCCTGTACGCCGAGGGCGTCGGCGGCGCGCCCCGCGCCGCGCTGCCCCTCGACGAGCTGCACGCGGTGGCGCGGGAGCGGCTCGCCGGAGGCACCGAGGCGGGCTTCCCGGAGATCCAGGCGTGGCGACGGACGTTCGCCCGGACGGGGCTGGCCCCGACGAGATACCGCTGCGCGGCGGAGTCGCTGCTGCGGCGGCTGCGCACCGAGGGCCGACTGCCCGAGGTGCACCCGCTGGTCAACCTGGGCAACGCCGTCTCGGCCGCGTACGCCATCCCGGTCGGGATCTTCGACGCGACGCGGATCGGCGGCGGGCTCGAGGTACGGCCGGCGCGGGGCGACGAGCGCTACCTGACGTTCGGCGGTGCCGAGGAGCGCCCCGACCCGGGCGAGGTGATCTTCGCGGATCCGCGGGGGCGGGCGCACGCCCGGCGCTGGACCAACCGGCAGAGCGGCTGGTCGGCCGTGCGCGAGGACACCGAGACCGTCCTGGTGGTGGTCGAGGCGATGCACGACTCGGCCGACCGGGACGTGCCGCGCCTGCTGGCCACCCTCGCCGACGCCCTGGCCACCGGCTGGTCGGCGACGTGCCGCACCAGGCTGCTGACCGCGACGTCGCCCGGCTTCGACCCTCAGATGCCGGACGAGTCGGTCGGCACGCCCGCCGGCAGGGTGGGCGCCCCGGCCAGCGGGGTGTCGGTGCGGCAGGACAGCCCCACCGTGTAG
- a CDS encoding ATP-binding cassette domain-containing protein → MATSRLCELVAVPGAAPVTLDVAAGTSAALVADPPVGTAVARVVAGLAAPVAGQVLVGGRDVTALPPPRRRIAYVPAGGALLPHLTVRRNIAYGQRRRERVREVADDWTATVVDRLELAPTLALRPHLLSEAQRFRVALARAVACLPEVLVIDLPTGAVGGGRLTDLVGRLSPPDTPGAAVLVCTADPGALTDVPVAAEVVG, encoded by the coding sequence ATGGCCACGTCACGACTGTGCGAACTCGTCGCCGTGCCCGGCGCCGCGCCGGTGACCCTCGACGTCGCCGCGGGCACCTCGGCCGCGCTGGTGGCCGACCCGCCCGTCGGCACCGCCGTCGCCCGGGTGGTGGCCGGGCTGGCCGCGCCGGTCGCCGGCCAGGTGCTGGTCGGCGGCCGCGACGTCACCGCCCTGCCGCCGCCGCGCCGGCGGATCGCCTACGTTCCGGCCGGCGGTGCGCTGCTGCCCCACCTGACCGTGCGCCGCAACATCGCCTACGGCCAGCGCCGGCGGGAGCGGGTACGGGAGGTCGCCGACGACTGGACGGCGACGGTGGTCGACCGGCTGGAGCTGGCGCCGACACTGGCGCTGCGGCCGCACCTGCTGTCGGAGGCGCAGCGGTTCCGGGTGGCGCTGGCCAGGGCGGTCGCCTGCCTGCCCGAGGTGCTGGTGATCGACCTGCCGACCGGGGCGGTCGGCGGCGGGCGGCTCACCGACCTGGTGGGGCGGCTGTCCCCGCCGGACACTCCGGGCGCGGCCGTGCTGGTCTGCACGGCCGATCCGGGTGCCCTGACCGACGTGCCGGTCGCCGCCGAGGTGGTCGGGTGA
- a CDS encoding ArsR/SmtB family transcription factor, with protein sequence MPKRSGDEGGEAGARLDDVFHALSDPTRRQVVERLSRGPATTSELARPFDMALPSFTQHLRVLEHAGLVTSEKAGRVRTYRLAPGPLDRVDAWLAERRALWTRRLDQLDALLHDLKEQQE encoded by the coding sequence ATGCCTAAGCGATCTGGCGACGAGGGCGGGGAGGCCGGCGCGCGGCTCGACGACGTGTTCCACGCGCTGTCGGATCCCACCCGTCGCCAGGTCGTCGAGCGCCTCAGCCGGGGCCCGGCGACGACCAGCGAGCTGGCCCGCCCGTTCGACATGGCGCTGCCGTCGTTCACCCAGCACCTGCGCGTCCTCGAGCACGCCGGTCTGGTGACGTCGGAGAAGGCGGGGCGGGTGCGCACCTACCGGCTCGCACCCGGACCGCTCGACCGGGTCGACGCCTGGCTCGCCGAGCGGCGCGCGCTCTGGACCCGGCGCCTCGACCAACTCGACGCACTTCTCCACGACCTGAAGGAGCAGCAGGAATGA
- a CDS encoding PLP-dependent aminotransferase family protein — MRSAKPGDAEGSITAGSDFLHLDIATAPPGRRADWLADQLRRAIADGRLPVGGRLPATRVLAADLGVSRGVVVEAYQRMVEEGHVAGRGRAGTVVVAAPAATPVRSGPTAAPPPAALFPRAPGSGIFDAVRTAPARIDLTPGVPDLAAFPRGDWLRAERAVLRRLAASDFGYGDPRGAPALRRAVAAWLARSRGIAVDPAEVIVTTGVSQALGLLAQALRPAGVDTVAVEDPGSLGVRQQLNNWRVATPPIAVDDAGLRVDELAASGVPAVLLTPAHQFPTGVVLDGERRRRVAAWARAGGLVIEDDYDAEHRYDRPPVPALRAMLPDHVCYAGSVSKLLAPALRIGWLLVPARHRDAVVEARRNADLGNAVLPQLVLAELMTSGALERQLRLLRRRHVRRRDAMVAAIARHVPGATVHGAAAGLHLTVTFDGAVTDTEVAARALERGVKAQPLSWHCQRPHPPGLVLGYAANTVSDIEEGVEAIAAALAG, encoded by the coding sequence ATGCGTAGTGCCAAACCAGGCGATGCCGAGGGGTCCATAACTGCCGGGTCGGATTTCCTGCACCTCGACATCGCCACCGCGCCGCCCGGCCGCCGCGCCGACTGGCTCGCCGACCAGCTCCGCCGGGCCATCGCCGACGGTCGGCTCCCCGTCGGCGGCCGACTGCCCGCCACCCGGGTGCTCGCCGCCGACCTCGGCGTCTCCCGGGGCGTCGTCGTCGAGGCGTACCAACGGATGGTGGAGGAGGGCCACGTCGCCGGCCGGGGGCGCGCCGGCACCGTGGTCGTGGCCGCGCCGGCCGCGACGCCCGTACGGTCGGGCCCGACCGCCGCGCCCCCACCGGCCGCGCTCTTCCCGCGCGCCCCGGGCTCCGGGATCTTCGACGCCGTACGCACGGCGCCCGCGCGAATCGACCTGACGCCCGGCGTACCCGATCTGGCGGCCTTCCCCCGGGGGGACTGGCTGCGCGCCGAGCGGGCCGTGCTGCGGCGCCTGGCCGCGTCGGACTTCGGCTACGGCGACCCGCGCGGCGCGCCCGCGCTGCGGCGGGCCGTCGCGGCCTGGCTCGCCCGCAGCCGGGGCATCGCCGTCGACCCCGCCGAGGTGATCGTCACGACGGGCGTCTCCCAGGCGCTGGGGCTGCTCGCGCAGGCGCTGCGCCCGGCCGGCGTCGACACCGTCGCCGTGGAGGACCCGGGCTCGCTCGGCGTGCGGCAACAGCTGAACAACTGGCGGGTCGCCACCCCGCCGATCGCGGTCGACGACGCCGGGCTGCGGGTCGACGAGCTGGCGGCCAGCGGCGTGCCGGCGGTGCTGCTCACCCCGGCCCACCAGTTCCCGACCGGCGTGGTGCTCGACGGCGAACGACGCCGCCGCGTCGCCGCGTGGGCCCGGGCCGGCGGGCTGGTCATCGAGGACGACTACGACGCCGAGCACCGCTACGACCGGCCGCCCGTGCCCGCCCTGCGGGCCATGCTGCCCGACCACGTCTGCTACGCCGGCAGCGTGTCGAAGCTGCTCGCGCCCGCCCTGCGGATCGGCTGGCTGCTGGTCCCGGCGCGGCACCGGGACGCGGTGGTCGAGGCCAGGCGCAACGCCGACCTGGGCAACGCGGTGCTGCCGCAGCTGGTGCTGGCCGAGCTGATGACCTCGGGCGCGCTGGAGCGGCAGCTGCGGCTGCTGCGCCGACGCCACGTCCGGCGGCGCGACGCGATGGTCGCCGCGATCGCCCGGCACGTGCCGGGGGCGACGGTGCACGGGGCGGCGGCCGGGCTGCACCTGACGGTCACGTTCGACGGCGCGGTCACGGACACGGAGGTGGCGGCGCGGGCCCTGGAGCGCGGGGTGAAGGCGCAGCCGCTGTCCTGGCACTGCCAGCGCCCCCACCCGCCGGGGCTGGTCCTCGGCTACGCGGCCAACACGGTCTCCGACATCGAGGAGGGCGTCGAGGCGATCGCCGCCGCGCTGGCCGGGTGA
- a CDS encoding LysE family translocator: protein MTVAFLLTSLLVVATPGTGTIYTLAAGLGRGPRAGLLAAVGCTLGVVPHLAAAVTGLAALLHSSAMAFQVLKYGGVAYLLYLAWMTLRDRDGFTIDTAAPAPSPARVIAVAVLSNLLNPKLTMFFLAFLPQFVRPGAPDQLTRMLFLGAVFMLLTLVVLAAYGMLAGAVRDRVLARPAVTRWLRRGFAGSFVGLGLLLARAEA from the coding sequence ATGACCGTCGCGTTCCTGCTCACCTCCCTCCTCGTGGTCGCCACCCCCGGCACCGGCACGATCTACACACTCGCCGCCGGCCTGGGCCGGGGTCCCCGGGCGGGCCTGCTCGCCGCCGTCGGCTGCACCCTGGGCGTCGTCCCGCACCTGGCGGCGGCGGTCACCGGCCTGGCCGCGCTGCTGCACTCCAGCGCGATGGCGTTCCAGGTGCTCAAGTACGGCGGGGTGGCCTACCTGCTCTACCTCGCCTGGATGACGCTGCGGGACCGCGACGGGTTCACGATCGACACGGCCGCACCCGCGCCCTCGCCCGCCCGGGTGATCGCGGTCGCGGTCCTGTCGAACCTGCTCAACCCGAAGCTGACCATGTTCTTCCTCGCCTTCCTGCCGCAGTTCGTGCGACCGGGCGCACCCGACCAGCTCACCCGGATGCTGTTCCTCGGCGCGGTGTTCATGCTGCTCACCCTCGTGGTGCTCGCCGCCTACGGGATGCTCGCCGGCGCCGTGCGCGACCGGGTGCTGGCCCGGCCGGCCGTGACCCGCTGGCTGCGCCGGGGCTTCGCCGGTTCGTTCGTCGGGCTCGGGCTGCTGCTGGCCCGCGCCGAGGCCTGA
- a CDS encoding SRPBCC family protein has protein sequence MIAYDMDPKLDLVLERTVDVAPELVWKAWTTPELIVRWFAPKPWSTSSCEIDLRPGGRFDTVMRSPEGEEYPSSGCILVVEENRTLVFTSALASGFRPQNTGDGFPFTAVVSLEPAGAGTRYTATAIHADAAARKSHEEMGFVEGWGAALDQLVEVARSL, from the coding sequence ATGATCGCGTACGACATGGATCCGAAGCTCGACCTCGTCCTGGAGCGCACGGTCGACGTCGCGCCCGAGCTCGTCTGGAAGGCCTGGACCACGCCCGAGTTGATCGTGCGATGGTTCGCCCCGAAGCCCTGGTCGACCTCGTCCTGCGAGATCGACCTGCGACCGGGCGGCAGGTTCGACACGGTGATGCGCTCGCCGGAGGGCGAGGAGTACCCGAGCAGCGGCTGCATCCTGGTGGTCGAGGAGAACCGGACGCTGGTCTTCACCTCCGCGCTGGCGTCGGGCTTCCGCCCGCAGAACACCGGGGACGGCTTCCCGTTCACCGCGGTCGTCAGCCTCGAACCTGCCGGCGCCGGCACGAGATACACCGCCACGGCGATCCACGCCGACGCCGCGGCCAGGAAGTCGCACGAGGAGATGGGCTTCGTCGAGGGCTGGGGCGCGGCGCTCGACCAACTGGTCGAGGTCGCCAGGTCCCTCTGA
- a CDS encoding tetratricopeptide repeat protein has product MAELGRRTAQHGWRHADVLDALRRAVDTPPHQHVAASPATQLVTGRDTAYHALGGEARRLWRLMSLSPVPLDRPTIGALAGRRPERVAALLHELAAGGFVAGAPGDRYEVRPLLAPYARMHLRDAEPARRRVAAQARLTRHLARRAERHAASLAVAASPPDREPTLALDDDPYGWFDLHQELLLAVVRVPAGAAETLPRRVRRWWFRLAVALCGWLAHAERLGEWEEVCRTVLATPTADDRPEIAGWAHNELGVLRRRRGDPQGAATALSLAVAERGRRGTAQARMNLGLVLLDLGQLDDAVEHLELSRRHRSGADRAGHALTDLGLGAARLARGELDSAHHHLVRAANAFRALGDARGYAAALTNLVLVHAGQGEHLDAAQSWRAALREYESVTDPSNRPAALLNAGAVLLASAPGQARQAYELLAESRRLRDDRPTAGLGRTLLYLGDAAAALGDAAEARRHWVDAATVCEEARDADGQAAADARLVGADAPA; this is encoded by the coding sequence GTGGCGGAGCTGGGTCGGCGTACGGCGCAGCACGGCTGGCGGCACGCCGACGTGCTCGACGCGCTGCGCCGCGCCGTCGACACGCCCCCGCACCAGCACGTCGCCGCCTCCCCGGCGACCCAGTTGGTGACGGGGCGGGACACCGCCTACCACGCGCTGGGCGGCGAGGCGCGGCGGCTGTGGCGGTTGATGTCGCTCAGCCCGGTGCCGCTGGACCGGCCGACGATCGGGGCGCTGGCCGGCCGCCGCCCGGAGCGGGTGGCCGCGCTGCTGCACGAGCTGGCGGCCGGCGGGTTCGTGGCCGGTGCGCCCGGCGACCGTTACGAGGTGCGTCCGCTGCTGGCCCCGTACGCCCGGATGCACCTGCGCGACGCGGAGCCGGCGCGGCGGCGGGTGGCGGCGCAGGCGCGGCTCACCCGGCACCTGGCCCGCCGGGCCGAGCGGCACGCCGCGAGCCTGGCGGTGGCCGCCTCGCCGCCGGACCGGGAGCCCACCCTGGCCCTGGACGACGATCCGTACGGCTGGTTCGACCTGCACCAGGAGCTGCTGCTGGCGGTGGTGCGGGTGCCCGCGGGCGCCGCCGAAACCCTGCCGCGACGGGTGCGTCGCTGGTGGTTCCGGCTGGCGGTGGCGCTGTGCGGCTGGCTGGCGCACGCGGAGCGGCTCGGCGAGTGGGAGGAGGTGTGCCGCACGGTGCTCGCCACCCCCACGGCCGACGACCGGCCGGAGATCGCCGGCTGGGCGCACAACGAGTTGGGCGTGCTGCGCCGCCGCCGGGGCGACCCGCAGGGCGCGGCGACGGCGCTCAGCCTCGCGGTGGCGGAGCGGGGCCGGCGCGGCACCGCGCAGGCGCGGATGAACCTCGGCCTGGTGCTGCTGGATCTCGGTCAGCTCGACGACGCCGTGGAGCACCTGGAGCTGTCGCGGCGGCACCGCTCCGGCGCGGACCGGGCCGGGCACGCGTTGACCGACCTCGGGCTGGGCGCCGCCCGGCTGGCGCGGGGCGAGCTGGACTCCGCGCACCACCACCTGGTGCGGGCGGCGAACGCCTTCCGCGCGCTCGGCGACGCCCGCGGCTACGCGGCGGCCCTGACGAACCTGGTGCTGGTGCACGCCGGGCAGGGCGAGCACCTCGACGCGGCACAGTCGTGGCGGGCGGCGCTGCGCGAGTACGAGTCCGTGACCGACCCGTCGAACCGGCCGGCCGCGCTGCTCAACGCCGGGGCGGTGCTGCTGGCCTCCGCGCCGGGTCAGGCGCGGCAGGCGTACGAGCTGCTCGCGGAGAGCCGGCGGCTGCGCGACGACCGGCCGACGGCGGGGCTGGGCCGCACCCTGCTCTACCTCGGCGACGCGGCGGCTGCCCTGGGTGACGCCGCCGAGGCGCGACGGCACTGGGTGGACGCGGCCACCGTGTGCGAGGAGGCGCGCGACGCCGACGGTCAGGCCGCGGCGGACGCCCGCCTCGTCGGCGCCGACGCGCCCGCCTGA
- a CDS encoding extracellular solute-binding protein → MTPAGRLRRRALLRATAAAGATALAGCSRAEPSVQVAVVWSGSELARFREVVAGYGAGVQVISAGNDIDAFLRARQLAGTSPDVAILPRSGLVAEYARRGWLRELSPAASYALPPGMTDLLSADGRRYGVWVKAAHKSLFWYFPSMLPEPPRTWDHLVALTRRLGARARSGDGPAPLAVGAADGWVLTDWFENVLADVAPPGFYEALAHGEADWRAGPVRAALDRLAELWSVDGAFPGGGRRALLTQYEESVIQLVHHRRATMLFEADFVDDIGGIFRRGPEPPETFRFPGARVAGGPLIVGGDAAVAFAGSGRGPELVRWLSDGSAFAPWLRAGGYLSPNVSVPLADYRDPVRRRLAAELRTAQTVRFDLSDRLPGPFTGSDGVGIWRIMQDFFADVTDGVSAREAARRAIGQLAAAARSAGGGR, encoded by the coding sequence GTGACCCCGGCGGGGCGGCTGCGCCGCCGCGCCCTGCTGCGGGCCACCGCGGCGGCGGGTGCCACCGCCCTCGCCGGCTGTTCCCGGGCGGAGCCGTCGGTGCAGGTCGCGGTGGTCTGGAGCGGCAGCGAGCTGGCCCGGTTCCGCGAGGTGGTGGCCGGCTACGGCGCGGGCGTGCAGGTGATCAGCGCCGGCAACGACATCGACGCGTTCCTGCGCGCCCGCCAGCTCGCCGGCACCAGCCCCGACGTGGCGATCCTGCCCCGCTCGGGCCTGGTCGCGGAGTACGCCCGGCGCGGCTGGCTGCGGGAGCTCAGCCCGGCCGCCAGCTACGCCCTCCCGCCCGGCATGACCGACCTGCTCTCCGCCGACGGGCGGCGCTACGGCGTCTGGGTCAAGGCGGCGCACAAGTCGCTGTTCTGGTACTTCCCGTCGATGCTGCCCGAGCCGCCGCGCACCTGGGACCATCTGGTCGCGCTCACCCGCCGGCTGGGCGCGCGGGCCCGGTCCGGCGACGGGCCGGCGCCGTTGGCCGTGGGCGCCGCCGACGGCTGGGTGCTCACCGACTGGTTCGAGAACGTCCTCGCCGACGTGGCGCCGCCCGGCTTCTACGAGGCGTTGGCCCACGGCGAGGCCGACTGGCGGGCCGGCCCGGTGCGCGCCGCGCTGGACCGGCTCGCCGAGTTGTGGAGCGTCGACGGCGCGTTCCCCGGCGGCGGCCGGCGCGCCCTGCTCACCCAGTACGAGGAGTCGGTGATCCAACTGGTCCACCACCGGCGGGCCACGATGCTCTTCGAGGCCGACTTCGTCGACGACATCGGCGGAATCTTCCGCCGGGGCCCCGAGCCGCCGGAGACGTTCCGGTTCCCGGGCGCGCGGGTGGCCGGCGGGCCGCTGATCGTCGGCGGCGACGCGGCCGTGGCGTTCGCCGGCTCGGGCCGGGGCCCGGAGCTGGTGCGTTGGCTCAGCGACGGGTCCGCGTTCGCGCCGTGGCTGCGCGCCGGCGGCTACCTCTCCCCCAACGTCTCCGTGCCGCTGGCCGACTACCGCGACCCGGTCCGCCGCCGCCTCGCCGCGGAGCTGCGCACGGCGCAGACGGTCCGCTTCGACCTGTCCGACCGGCTGCCCGGGCCGTTCACCGGCTCCGACGGGGTGGGCATCTGGCGGATCATGCAGGACTTCTTCGCCGACGTCACCGACGGGGTCTCCGCCCGCGAGGCGGCCCGCCGGGCCATCGGTCAACTGGCCGCGGCGGCCCGCTCGGCGGGGGGCGGCCGGTGA
- a CDS encoding MBL fold metallo-hydrolase, which yields MRVTKFTHSCVRLEHDGGVLVVDPGTWSEPRALAGADAVLVTHEHTDHVDVLRLAGLGVPVFAPEGAALPDLAPLPVTRVRAGQRFTAAGLAVTALGGRHATIHDGKPDCANLGYVVADEVYHPGDSLHPPDRPVRTLLVPAQASWLKLTEAIDFARAAGAGRVVPIHDAQLNERGLASVNGWFAETVPGYRFLAAGESV from the coding sequence GTGCGGGTCACCAAGTTCACCCACTCCTGCGTCCGGCTGGAGCACGACGGCGGCGTGCTGGTCGTCGACCCGGGCACGTGGAGCGAGCCGCGCGCCCTCGCCGGCGCGGACGCCGTGCTGGTCACCCACGAGCACACCGACCATGTCGACGTGCTCCGGTTGGCCGGCCTCGGGGTGCCGGTCTTCGCGCCCGAGGGCGCGGCGCTGCCCGATCTCGCCCCGCTGCCCGTGACCCGGGTGCGCGCCGGGCAGCGGTTCACCGCCGCCGGCCTCGCCGTGACCGCGCTCGGCGGCCGGCATGCCACCATCCACGACGGCAAACCCGACTGCGCCAACCTCGGATACGTCGTGGCCGACGAGGTCTACCACCCGGGCGACTCGCTGCACCCGCCGGACCGGCCGGTGCGCACCCTGCTCGTCCCGGCCCAGGCGTCCTGGCTGAAGCTCACCGAGGCCATCGACTTCGCCCGCGCCGCCGGGGCGGGCCGGGTCGTCCCGATCCACGACGCCCAGCTCAACGAGCGCGGGCTGGCCAGCGTCAACGGCTGGTTCGCCGAGACCGTGCCCGGCTACCGCTTCCTGGCGGCGGGCGAGTCCGTCTGA
- a CDS encoding ABC transporter permease subunit, which yields MSRVLGELAVLDDVGPPRRGRAYPAAGATSALLLPALLLLGGLVAWPVLRTLHASVTTDGRWVGAEHYRTALAAPGTGAVVGRTLLWALVVPAVVTVLGYLLAAASRRSQEGGLVRLILVVPTALPLVVTGVTFRLMYDPDPGRGLATLVAARLTGRSAADAPHLLGPGLVTVALMSAFVWAWVGLAVLVFRAALDAVPPSLADAVRAYGGNRRDVLWDAQWRPLLLRTVAVVFTLVALGTARTFDLILVLAPGSVRDEASVLALRVWQTSNGATTGEGAALGVVWLVAVAAGMLVAALFVRQAWPPPRDPAPVGPDPATPAPRRSTRLLAAGAAVAWLVPLGVLLATSLHGKVDAAARGWWASPPSLASYQKLVTGVELWRTLGFTLVLAAVVTAAVLAVALLAAYPLAWLTGPAAQGTGLLLMAASIVPVQVIAGPVNEVLGVVLSSGTARGLALVHVALGVPFAVLVLRNAFADLPGEQVRAARVGGRHWWGTLRLLARHNRPAVVAVAVLEFVQVWNDLVVGLLFSGPGAVPLGLFLAGQTRGFVANSGELAAGSVIASVLPVLLVVLARRQLVAGLVAGGVR from the coding sequence GTGAGCCGGGTCCTGGGCGAGCTGGCGGTCCTCGACGACGTCGGGCCGCCCCGGCGCGGGCGGGCCTACCCGGCGGCGGGGGCCACCTCGGCGCTGCTGCTGCCCGCCCTGCTGCTGCTCGGTGGGCTGGTGGCGTGGCCGGTGCTGCGTACGCTGCACGCCAGCGTCACCACCGACGGCCGGTGGGTCGGCGCGGAGCACTACCGCACCGCGCTGGCCGCGCCCGGCACCGGCGCGGTGGTGGGGCGCACGCTGCTCTGGGCGCTGGTCGTGCCCGCCGTGGTGACCGTGCTGGGCTACCTGCTCGCCGCCGCGTCGCGCCGCTCCCAGGAGGGTGGGCTGGTCCGGCTGATCCTGGTGGTGCCGACGGCGTTGCCGCTGGTGGTCACCGGGGTCACCTTCCGGCTGATGTACGACCCGGACCCGGGGCGCGGGCTGGCCACGCTGGTCGCCGCGAGGCTGACCGGGCGGTCGGCGGCGGACGCGCCGCACCTGCTCGGCCCCGGCCTGGTCACGGTGGCGCTGATGTCGGCGTTCGTGTGGGCGTGGGTCGGGCTGGCGGTGCTGGTGTTCCGGGCCGCCCTCGACGCCGTCCCGCCGAGTCTCGCCGACGCGGTACGCGCCTACGGCGGCAACCGCCGCGACGTGCTCTGGGACGCGCAGTGGCGGCCGCTGCTGCTGCGTACGGTCGCCGTGGTCTTCACCCTGGTAGCGCTCGGCACGGCCCGCACGTTCGACCTGATCCTGGTGCTGGCGCCCGGCTCGGTACGCGACGAGGCGTCCGTGCTGGCGCTGCGGGTCTGGCAGACCTCGAACGGCGCCACCACCGGCGAGGGCGCCGCGCTCGGCGTGGTCTGGCTGGTGGCGGTCGCCGCCGGAATGCTGGTCGCGGCGCTGTTCGTGCGGCAGGCGTGGCCGCCGCCCCGGGACCCCGCGCCCGTCGGGCCCGACCCGGCGACGCCGGCGCCACGCCGGTCGACGCGGCTGCTGGCCGCAGGCGCGGCAGTCGCCTGGCTGGTGCCGCTGGGGGTGCTGCTCGCGACGTCGCTGCACGGCAAGGTGGACGCGGCGGCCCGGGGCTGGTGGGCGAGTCCACCGAGCCTCGCTTCCTACCAGAAGCTGGTCACCGGCGTCGAGCTGTGGCGCACGTTGGGCTTCACGCTGGTGCTGGCGGCGGTGGTGACGGCGGCGGTGCTGGCCGTCGCGCTGCTGGCCGCGTATCCCCTCGCCTGGTTGACCGGGCCGGCGGCCCAGGGCACCGGCCTGCTGCTGATGGCCGCCAGCATCGTGCCCGTGCAGGTCATCGCGGGGCCGGTCAACGAGGTGCTCGGGGTGGTGCTCTCCTCGGGCACGGCGCGCGGCCTGGCGCTGGTGCACGTCGCGCTGGGGGTGCCGTTCGCCGTGCTGGTGCTGCGCAACGCCTTCGCCGACCTGCCCGGCGAGCAGGTGCGGGCGGCCCGGGTGGGCGGCCGGCACTGGTGGGGCACGCTGCGGCTGCTCGCCCGGCACAACCGCCCCGCCGTGGTCGCCGTCGCGGTGCTGGAGTTCGTGCAGGTGTGGAACGATCTGGTGGTGGGCCTGCTGTTCAGCGGGCCGGGGGCGGTGCCGCTGGGGCTGTTCCTCGCCGGCCAGACCCGGGGGTTCGTGGCCAACAGCGGCGAGCTCGCCGCCGGTTCGGTGATCGCCTCGGTCCTGCCGGTGCTGCTGGTGGTGCTGGCCCGCCGTCAGCTCGTCGCCGGCCTGGTCGCCGGGGGCGTCCGGTGA